In Geminocystis sp. NIES-3708, a single window of DNA contains:
- a CDS encoding site-2 protease family protein, translated as MELIILFLLLSTISYMVIKRNIGKITTTPIWLLWLALMSPPLIWAGWYMINPNQNSMPPILIFIPLLLSPLLYIWLIEIGKIPPKKEESDHQSPSTMENLEKSPPESESENKEKNKPPHPINAQEEKALRDCFPWGVYYLQKIDYLPQAILCMGKLMTAPEKAYPMVKNNLEKVFEDRFLVIFQETLQGQPFFALVPNPYSNKAQEKLPQEKLTRPGMALVLLLLTILTTTIIGAEISGVQVSELETNPFLILQGLPYSLSLIAILGIHELSHYLFAVYYQIRTTLPYFIPIPFFLGTFGAFISIKSPMPNRKAVFDVAIAGPIGGFLVTIPVLVWGLAYSKVVPMPEQINMLNFEALDPRFSLLFAIISKIALGSKLVADQAIGLHPAAVAGYIGLIITALNLMPVGQLDGGHMVHAMFGQGKALIIGQITRILVIMLALVRGEFLLWAIILIFMPVTDQPALNDVTELDNVRDFLGLLALILLITILLPLPPTVAQWLNL; from the coding sequence ATGGAATTAATTATTCTTTTTCTCTTGCTCAGTACCATTAGTTATATGGTAATTAAACGAAATATAGGCAAAATTACCACCACTCCCATTTGGTTATTATGGTTAGCCTTAATGAGTCCACCGTTAATTTGGGCAGGATGGTATATGATTAATCCGAATCAAAATTCCATGCCACCAATTCTCATCTTTATTCCTTTACTTCTTTCCCCTTTACTCTACATTTGGTTGATTGAAATAGGTAAAATACCACCAAAAAAAGAAGAATCGGATCATCAATCTCCATCTACGATGGAAAATTTAGAAAAATCACCTCCAGAATCTGAATCTGAAAATAAAGAAAAAAATAAGCCACCTCATCCTATCAACGCACAAGAAGAAAAAGCCTTAAGAGATTGCTTTCCTTGGGGAGTTTATTATCTACAAAAAATTGATTATTTACCTCAAGCAATTTTGTGTATGGGTAAATTAATGACAGCACCAGAAAAAGCTTATCCAATGGTTAAGAATAATTTAGAAAAAGTTTTTGAGGATCGTTTTTTAGTTATCTTTCAAGAAACATTACAAGGTCAACCTTTTTTTGCATTAGTACCAAATCCTTATTCTAATAAAGCTCAAGAAAAATTACCCCAAGAAAAATTAACTCGTCCGGGTATGGCTTTAGTATTATTATTATTAACCATTTTGACAACTACTATTATTGGTGCAGAAATTAGTGGTGTACAAGTTTCAGAATTAGAAACAAATCCATTCTTAATTTTGCAAGGATTACCCTATAGTTTATCTTTAATTGCTATTTTAGGTATTCATGAATTAAGTCATTATCTTTTCGCCGTTTACTATCAAATTCGTACAACTTTACCATATTTTATTCCTATTCCCTTCTTTTTAGGTACTTTTGGTGCTTTTATTTCCATTAAATCTCCTATGCCTAATCGTAAAGCAGTTTTTGATGTGGCGATCGCAGGCCCTATTGGTGGATTTTTAGTAACTATACCAGTATTAGTATGGGGTTTAGCCTATTCTAAAGTAGTACCAATGCCTGAACAGATAAATATGTTAAATTTTGAAGCATTAGATCCTCGCTTTTCTCTTTTGTTTGCTATTATTAGTAAAATTGCATTAGGTAGTAAATTAGTAGCAGATCAAGCCATTGGTTTACATCCAGCCGCCGTAGCAGGTTATATAGGTTTAATCATCACCGCTTTAAACTTAATGCCCGTAGGACAACTTGACGGGGGACATATGGTTCATGCTATGTTTGGACAAGGAAAAGCTCTAATCATCGGACAGATAACTCGAATTTTAGTCATAATGTTAGCTCTAGTACGGGGAGAATTTTTGTTATGGGCAATAATTTTAATATTTATGCCAGTGACAGATCAACCAGCTTTAAATGATGTTACAGAATTGGATAATGTTAGAGACTTTTTAGGATTACTAGCACTAATTTTGTTAATTACCATTTTATTACCGTTGCCACCTACCGTTGCACAGTGGTTAAATCTTTAG
- the pstS gene encoding phosphate ABC transporter substrate-binding protein PstS, which translates to MVKVSKNLASSLFGAVLFTGVLTGCESKSNSSVSAPSIDPNQTVMIKGAGATFPAPLYQLWIQKYSEEKDKQNIKIAYDSVGSGAGVKNFLSENVDFGASDAPLNEEEKQKMPKNRGKALQIPMTGGLVVFAYNLSNYEGLEDIRLSRDSYCGIVTGNITKWNDPQIMADNPDLRLPDLPVIFVHRSDGSGTTFIFTSHIEKVCNDWKAGAGKKVEWPSGIGADGNEGVSTQIQQTDGAIGYIEYSYAKTKNLKTATIENKAGNFIKPSPESASKAFANTNVPDDFALVIPDTDITDAYPIVGLTWLLLYANYNDPNKIEVIKNFVQWSLIEGDQNASTLGYLPIPDDLQEKVITSLNNSF; encoded by the coding sequence ATGGTTAAGGTATCTAAAAATTTAGCTTCTAGTTTATTTGGTGCAGTTCTTTTTACCGGAGTATTAACTGGTTGTGAAAGTAAATCTAATTCGTCCGTCAGTGCACCTAGTATTGATCCCAATCAAACAGTCATGATTAAAGGTGCTGGAGCTACATTTCCTGCTCCATTATATCAGCTATGGATACAGAAATATAGCGAAGAAAAAGATAAACAAAATATTAAAATTGCTTATGATTCCGTCGGTAGCGGTGCAGGGGTTAAAAATTTCTTAAGTGAAAATGTAGATTTTGGTGCTAGTGATGCACCTTTAAATGAAGAAGAAAAGCAAAAAATGCCTAAAAATAGGGGTAAGGCTTTACAAATTCCCATGACAGGAGGATTAGTTGTTTTTGCTTATAATCTCTCAAATTATGAAGGATTAGAGGATATTCGTCTTTCTAGGGATAGTTATTGTGGTATTGTTACTGGCAATATTACGAAATGGAATGATCCCCAAATTATGGCGGATAATCCTGATTTAAGATTACCAGATCTTCCCGTAATTTTTGTTCATCGTTCTGATGGTAGTGGAACTACTTTTATCTTTACAAGTCATATCGAAAAAGTCTGTAATGATTGGAAAGCAGGAGCAGGAAAAAAGGTTGAGTGGCCTTCGGGCATTGGGGCTGATGGAAATGAGGGAGTAAGTACGCAAATTCAACAAACTGATGGTGCTATTGGCTATATTGAGTATTCTTACGCTAAAACCAAAAATTTAAAAACAGCCACCATTGAAAATAAAGCAGGTAACTTTATTAAGCCTTCTCCTGAAAGTGCTTCTAAAGCATTTGCTAATACTAATGTCCCTGACGATTTTGCTTTGGTGATACCAGATACAGACATTACTGATGCTTATCCTATTGTCGGTTTAACGTGGTTGCTTCTATATGCAAACTATAATGATCCTAATAAAATAGAAGTTATTAAAAATTTTGTACAATGGAGTTTAATCGAAGGAGACCAAAATGCAAGTACTTTAGGTTATTTACCTATTCCTGATGATTTACAAGAAAAGGTGATCACTTCCCTTAATAATAGTTTTTAG
- a CDS encoding NAD(P)H-quinone oxidoreductase subunit 4 — protein sequence MISSEFPWLTAIILFPFISAFAIPLIPDKYGKNIRNYALSVALINFSLIIYGFWQNYTTTTKDFQLQESYSWLPQIGLNWALGVDGLSMPLIILSGLISTLAILASWQVKHKSKLYFFLLLVLYSAQIGVFAAQDLFLFFIMWELELVPVYLLISIWGGKKRLYAATKFILYTALASIFILVAGLAMAFYGDNFTLNIAELGMKNYPIALETLAYVGFLIAFGVKLPIFPFHTWLPDAHSEASAPVSMILAGVLLKMGGYGLIRFNMELLPDAHIKFAPLLITLGVINIVYGAFTAFGQTNLKRRLASSSISHMGFVLIGIASFTDLGLNGAMLQMLSHGLIAAALFFLSGVTYERTHTLMMDEMGGMGKIMPKTFALFTAVSMASLALPGMSGFVSELSIFLGVAQSDAYSSTFKVVILFLAGVGLILTPIYLLSMLRIVFYGKQETSLKLEGFSFDAKPREIFITACLILPIIAIGLYPKIAMDSYDVKTVEIASKVRSSLEVIVLKSDLNSEANFTIADINH from the coding sequence ATGATTAGTTCAGAATTTCCGTGGCTTACCGCAATTATTCTTTTTCCATTCATAAGTGCCTTTGCGATTCCTCTTATTCCTGATAAATATGGTAAAAATATCAGAAACTATGCTCTTAGCGTTGCTTTAATCAATTTTTCTTTAATAATTTACGGTTTCTGGCAAAATTATACTACTACTACTAAAGATTTTCAATTACAGGAATCTTATAGTTGGTTACCTCAAATTGGTTTAAATTGGGCATTAGGAGTTGATGGTTTATCAATGCCCTTAATCATCTTATCAGGTTTAATTTCTACCCTTGCAATTCTTGCTTCATGGCAAGTCAAACACAAATCTAAATTATATTTTTTCTTATTATTAGTTTTATATAGTGCTCAAATCGGTGTATTTGCAGCTCAAGATTTATTTTTATTTTTTATTATGTGGGAATTAGAATTAGTTCCCGTTTATTTATTAATATCTATTTGGGGTGGGAAAAAACGCCTTTATGCCGCCACAAAATTCATTCTTTACACCGCCTTAGCTTCTATTTTCATTCTCGTTGCTGGTTTAGCCATGGCATTTTATGGGGATAACTTCACCCTTAATATCGCTGAATTGGGCATGAAAAATTATCCTATAGCTTTAGAAACATTAGCTTATGTAGGATTCTTAATCGCTTTTGGTGTAAAACTACCTATTTTTCCATTCCATACATGGCTGCCAGATGCCCATAGCGAAGCCTCAGCCCCTGTATCGATGATTTTAGCCGGAGTTTTGTTAAAAATGGGGGGATATGGTTTAATTCGCTTCAATATGGAGCTTTTACCTGATGCTCATATCAAATTTGCTCCTTTATTGATTACATTAGGGGTAATTAATATAGTTTATGGTGCATTTACTGCCTTTGGACAAACTAACCTTAAACGTCGTTTAGCTTCTTCTTCTATTTCCCATATGGGATTTGTTTTAATTGGTATCGCTTCCTTTACTGACTTAGGTTTAAACGGTGCGATGTTGCAGATGTTGTCTCACGGTTTAATAGCCGCCGCTTTATTCTTCCTTTCAGGAGTTACTTATGAAAGAACTCATACCCTAATGATGGATGAAATGGGAGGCATGGGAAAAATAATGCCAAAAACCTTTGCTTTATTTACAGCAGTTTCTATGGCTTCTTTAGCTTTACCCGGCATGAGTGGTTTTGTCAGTGAATTGAGTATTTTCTTAGGAGTTGCCCAAAGTGATGCTTATAGTTCAACTTTTAAAGTAGTTATCCTCTTTTTAGCTGGAGTTGGTTTAATTTTAACTCCTATTTATTTACTTTCAATGTTAAGAATCGTTTTTTATGGTAAACAAGAAACCAGTTTAAAATTAGAGGGTTTTTCTTTTGATGCTAAACCTCGTGAAATTTTTATTACTGCTTGTTTAATTTTACCAATTATCGCTATTGGTTTATATCCTAAAATTGCGATGGATAGTTATGATGTGAAAACAGTTGAAATAGCTAGTAAAGTTCGATCTTCTTTAGAAGTTATTGTCTTAAAATCTGATCTTAATTCTGAAGCTAATTTCACAATTGCAGATATTAATCATTAA
- a CDS encoding phycobiliprotein lyase, with protein MDGLTFFQNSAGKWRSQRTTHHLPFRRAETGGSEIKVETLNKNDPKIVEICQMHSFEPELSVGGSYVTWDGAMQWDKENEDHKGETVFALIPATDNPRQGKLLRERGYAEIVPVAGEYYLDHDDALVLTTEYETMTIHERFWFVTDDIRMRTSTVKRFGGFNTATFCIEVRETPKNQNSIHNQEKTFLDTPAITGW; from the coding sequence ATGGATGGTTTAACCTTTTTTCAAAATAGTGCAGGAAAATGGCGATCGCAGCGTACAACTCATCATTTACCCTTTAGAAGAGCAGAAACAGGAGGATCTGAAATTAAAGTAGAGACATTAAACAAAAATGACCCTAAAATAGTCGAAATTTGTCAAATGCACTCCTTTGAACCAGAATTATCTGTTGGTGGTTCTTATGTAACGTGGGATGGTGCTATGCAATGGGATAAGGAAAATGAAGATCACAAAGGTGAGACAGTTTTTGCCTTAATTCCTGCCACTGATAATCCTCGACAAGGTAAATTATTAAGAGAAAGAGGTTATGCTGAAATAGTACCCGTTGCTGGAGAATATTACTTAGATCATGATGATGCTCTAGTTTTAACTACAGAGTATGAGACCATGACAATTCATGAAAGATTTTGGTTTGTCACCGATGATATTAGGATGAGAACTAGCACTGTAAAACGTTTTGGTGGCTTTAATACGGCAACTTTTTGTATCGAAGTAAGAGAAACTCCGAAAAATCAAAATTCGATACACAATCAGGAAAAAACTTTTCTTGATACTCCTGCTATTACGGGATGGTAA
- a CDS encoding tetratricopeptide repeat protein: protein MFEEVKLAIENKNYNQAKEILNQLAMDDYDNLWIKYYYSLILEREGNFQEAEANYRQIIKDSIYPDPTLIKIIRDSIERIVEIEKQIKQKKINDFKNIENGQDLAVLILESVSLIEKKILAPKLSKIMNIDNYTATLQIPTRSWRLYKTGHLGELNYWQTELSQVNIPCFCETIKNINKIVVYQVKYIIQDSEQVTILVEDKEQKEKEITFKWNNINNKVQGLIPIFELTLNFDAKGKPYRKQSILDYAQFYDLHLLSNNLILRFTDNFYKFDQGLKMIKEQKTSKEKWQILINLLTNNMPEQKLWSDFNLFGEGVIQFPEMLKQIESHINLFHREKNIWDEAFQLYSGLIFSQSLLKLNSY, encoded by the coding sequence ATGTTTGAAGAAGTAAAACTAGCAATTGAGAACAAAAATTATAATCAAGCTAAAGAAATTTTAAATCAATTAGCTATGGATGATTATGATAATTTATGGATAAAATACTATTATTCATTAATTTTAGAAAGAGAAGGAAATTTCCAAGAAGCAGAAGCAAATTATCGTCAAATTATTAAAGATAGTATATATCCTGATCCAACTTTAATTAAAATAATTCGTGATAGTATTGAAAGAATAGTTGAAATTGAAAAACAAATAAAGCAAAAAAAAATTAATGATTTTAAAAATATTGAAAATGGTCAAGATTTAGCTGTATTAATTTTAGAGTCTGTTAGTTTAATTGAAAAAAAAATCTTAGCGCCTAAGTTATCTAAAATTATGAACATCGATAATTATACTGCTACTTTACAAATACCTACTCGTAGTTGGCGTTTATATAAAACTGGTCATTTAGGCGAACTTAATTATTGGCAAACAGAATTATCTCAAGTTAATATACCTTGTTTTTGTGAAACGATTAAGAACATTAATAAAATCGTAGTTTATCAAGTAAAATATATTATTCAAGATAGTGAACAAGTAACTATTTTAGTGGAAGATAAAGAGCAAAAAGAAAAAGAAATAACATTCAAATGGAATAATATCAATAATAAAGTACAGGGTTTAATTCCCATCTTTGAGTTAACTTTAAATTTTGATGCTAAAGGAAAACCATATCGAAAACAATCTATACTAGATTACGCACAGTTTTATGATTTACATTTATTATCAAATAATTTAATTTTAAGATTTACTGATAATTTTTATAAATTTGATCAAGGTTTAAAGATGATCAAAGAACAAAAAACTTCTAAAGAAAAATGGCAAATTTTAATTAATTTATTAACTAATAATATGCCTGAGCAAAAATTATGGTCCGATTTTAATTTATTTGGCGAAGGGGTGATACAATTTCCTGAAATGTTAAAACAAATTGAATCTCATATTAATCTTTTTCATCGAGAGAAAAATATCTGGGATGAGGCTTTTCAACTTTATAGTGGTTTAATTTTTTCTCAGTCTTTATTAAAGTTGAATTCTTATTAA
- a CDS encoding 16S rRNA (uracil(1498)-N(3))-methyltransferase produces the protein MLYRLVINPHQKQDNLINLFSEQEHYLRRVVRLNNEQNFIALDGKGNCWLVKLTDRGGEIINYLQENRELNSSVTLIVALPKGNGFEDIIRCTTELGVNQLQPVISERTLLKPKDNKLERWRKIAIESAEQSERQIVPYIAQPVSIFEAFKKMSDRNIPKYIGVARTNAPHLLNFLTRDLSDYASEIVIATGCEGGWTPNEVQIATDCKFQEISLGKRILRAVTAPIMAMSLIASVGEISNK, from the coding sequence TTGTTATACCGTTTAGTTATTAATCCTCATCAAAAACAAGATAATCTGATTAACCTTTTTTCAGAACAAGAACATTATTTACGTCGAGTAGTTAGACTCAATAATGAACAAAATTTTATCGCCTTAGATGGGAAAGGAAATTGTTGGTTGGTAAAATTGACAGATAGAGGAGGAGAAATTATTAATTATCTTCAAGAAAATCGGGAATTGAATTCTTCTGTGACTTTAATAGTTGCTTTACCAAAAGGGAATGGTTTTGAAGATATTATTCGTTGCACCACAGAATTAGGAGTCAATCAATTACAGCCCGTCATCAGTGAGCGCACTTTATTAAAACCCAAAGACAATAAATTGGAACGATGGCGTAAAATAGCGATAGAGTCGGCAGAACAATCAGAAAGACAAATAGTGCCTTATATTGCCCAACCAGTATCTATTTTTGAGGCTTTCAAGAAGATGAGTGACAGAAATATTCCAAAATATATCGGTGTTGCCCGTACAAATGCACCTCATTTACTTAATTTTTTGACAAGGGATTTATCTGATTATGCTTCGGAAATTGTGATTGCTACTGGATGTGAAGGAGGATGGACTCCTAATGAAGTTCAAATAGCTACTGACTGTAAATTTCAAGAAATTTCTTTAGGTAAAAGAATTTTAAGGGCTGTTACTGCACCGATTATGGCGATGTCTTTAATCGCTTCTGTTGGTGAAATAAGTAATAAATAA
- a CDS encoding beta-ketoacyl-ACP synthase III, giving the protein MEQVKKGVTIISSGSATATQVLDNHDLSKIVDTSDDWIKTRTGIRKRHISAVNSLSDLASLAAQKAILNAGLTPADIDMIILATSTPDDLFGSASQIQSMIGATKAVAFDLTAACSGFVFALITASQFIRNGVYENIVIIGADCLSRWVDWTDRTTCVLFGDGAGAVVCQASEFSDRLLGFEMCSNGKLNNALNLAYQGEIKNIGHNKQIVQGGFGKITMNGREVYRFAVNKVPEVIEKALFRADLTTEQIDWLILHQANQRIIEAVAERLNIPSWKIISNLSEYGNTSAASIPLALDEAVSHGKIRNGDTIVTSGFGAGLTWGAAIFKWGAFE; this is encoded by the coding sequence TTGGAGCAGGTAAAAAAAGGCGTAACTATTATCAGTAGTGGTTCAGCAACTGCTACACAAGTTTTAGATAATCATGATTTGAGTAAAATAGTTGATACTTCTGATGATTGGATAAAAACCCGTACAGGTATCAGAAAACGTCATATTTCTGCTGTTAATTCTCTTAGTGATTTAGCTTCTCTCGCCGCACAAAAAGCTATTCTCAACGCTGGGTTGACTCCTGCGGATATTGATATGATTATTCTTGCCACTTCTACCCCTGATGATTTATTTGGTAGTGCTAGTCAAATACAGAGTATGATCGGTGCGACAAAAGCCGTTGCCTTTGATTTAACGGCCGCTTGTTCTGGTTTTGTCTTTGCTTTGATTACTGCTAGTCAATTCATCCGTAATGGTGTTTATGAAAATATTGTCATCATCGGTGCTGATTGTCTTTCTCGTTGGGTGGACTGGACTGATCGCACTACTTGCGTACTTTTTGGTGATGGGGCTGGGGCTGTTGTTTGTCAAGCTAGTGAATTTAGCGATCGCCTATTAGGTTTTGAAATGTGTAGCAATGGTAAGCTCAATAATGCCCTAAATCTAGCTTATCAAGGGGAGATAAAGAATATTGGTCATAATAAACAAATTGTGCAAGGTGGATTCGGTAAAATCACGATGAACGGTAGAGAAGTTTATCGTTTTGCCGTTAATAAAGTACCAGAGGTAATCGAAAAAGCACTATTTAGAGCAGATTTAACTACAGAACAAATAGACTGGCTAATTTTACATCAAGCAAATCAAAGAATTATTGAAGCCGTCGCTGAAAGATTAAATATTCCTAGTTGGAAAATCATTAGTAATCTCAGCGAATATGGTAACACTTCCGCCGCTTCTATTCCCCTCGCTTTAGATGAAGCTGTTAGTCATGGAAAAATTCGCAATGGTGACACCATCGTAACTTCTGGTTTTGGTGCCGGTTTGACTTGGGGGGCTGCAATTTTTAAATGGGGTGCTTTTGAATAA
- the plsX gene encoding phosphate acyltransferase PlsX, whose amino-acid sequence MAQTRAKIAVDAMGGDNAPDEIVAGAIRAAAELEVDILLVGDPDAIQAQIEKHGNTVNNIEIVPADGVVSMDEEALVGVRRKPNASINVAMNLVKENRAQGVVSAGHSGAAMAAALLGLGRIKGIDRPAIGAVFPTMYANKSVIVLDVGANVDCKPKYLEQFALMGSIYSKYVLEVEDPKVGLVNIGEESSKGNELAKESYKLLENNPKISFLGNAEGRDVLSGDFDVIVCDGFVGNVLLKFAEAVGEIMLQIIKEELPFGIRGKIGTAILKPNLKRIKQRIDHAEHGGALLLGVNGICIVSHGSSQAPSIFNAIRIAKEAIGHNVIERIQNDQYQVEKEVTVDS is encoded by the coding sequence ATGGCACAGACACGCGCAAAAATAGCAGTGGATGCAATGGGCGGAGATAACGCCCCAGATGAGATTGTTGCTGGTGCAATCCGAGCCGCAGCAGAACTCGAAGTCGATATATTATTAGTCGGTGATCCTGATGCAATTCAGGCACAAATAGAAAAACATGGTAACACTGTCAACAATATCGAAATTGTACCTGCTGATGGTGTTGTCTCTATGGATGAAGAAGCTCTCGTGGGTGTTCGCCGAAAACCTAACGCTTCCATCAATGTAGCCATGAATTTAGTAAAAGAAAACCGTGCTCAAGGGGTAGTCTCCGCAGGTCATTCTGGGGCGGCAATGGCAGCAGCATTACTAGGATTAGGTAGGATTAAGGGTATTGATCGTCCCGCTATTGGGGCTGTTTTTCCTACGATGTATGCCAATAAATCGGTAATTGTGCTAGATGTGGGGGCAAATGTTGACTGTAAACCTAAGTATTTAGAACAATTCGCTCTCATGGGTTCGATTTATAGTAAATATGTTTTAGAGGTTGAAGATCCTAAAGTAGGTTTAGTGAATATCGGTGAAGAATCTAGTAAGGGTAACGAATTAGCTAAGGAAAGCTATAAATTATTAGAGAATAATCCTAAAATTTCTTTTCTTGGCAATGCTGAAGGTAGAGATGTTTTGTCGGGAGATTTCGATGTAATTGTTTGTGATGGTTTTGTGGGAAATGTTCTCTTAAAATTTGCGGAAGCAGTGGGAGAAATTATGTTACAAATCATTAAAGAGGAATTACCCTTCGGCATCAGAGGTAAAATTGGCACAGCGATTTTAAAACCTAACCTTAAACGCATTAAGCAAAGAATTGATCACGCTGAACATGGAGGGGCGTTACTTCTTGGAGTTAATGGTATTTGTATTGTCAGTCATGGTAGTTCCCAAGCACCTTCTATTTTTAACGCCATTCGCATTGCAAAAGAAGCTATTGGTCATAATGTGATCGAGAGAATACAAAATGATCAGTATCAAGTGGAAAAAGAGGTAACCGTTGACAGTTGA
- a CDS encoding response regulator, whose translation MPKILVIEDESNIAKNIKQILDLSNFQTIIAKDGKEGLSLVKKENPDLILCDIMMPELDGYQVLTEIRKDDDNGNLPFIFLTAKSNSQDFRKGMNLGADDYLIKPFTSEELLKGITTRLEKQAKINNKNQTLLDKLSFKIQKTLPHELYTPLNGIIVSGTLLHEYADTMKVEEIKEIAKILVESSQRLKTLSEKFLLCTYLELIINNPEKLQTIHEKNYECNTKNILSTIAEKQARKIQRENDLKLELEDININMSESDFVKIVEELVENAFKFSNKGDEVIIRTNINDDNYLNLFIQNQGQGMTLEERENIAAFMQFHKDIYAQNGCGLGLIIVQKIIEIYQGILFIESVPHEQTTIHILLKR comes from the coding sequence ATGCCTAAAATTCTAGTCATAGAAGATGAAAGTAATATTGCCAAAAATATCAAGCAAATTTTAGATTTATCAAATTTTCAAACTATCATTGCCAAAGATGGAAAAGAAGGATTAAGTTTAGTAAAAAAAGAAAACCCCGATTTAATTTTATGTGACATAATGATGCCAGAATTAGATGGTTATCAAGTATTAACTGAAATCAGAAAAGATGATGATAATGGGAATCTACCCTTTATTTTTTTAACGGCTAAATCAAATAGTCAAGATTTTCGTAAAGGAATGAATTTAGGTGCAGATGATTATTTAATTAAACCTTTTACTTCTGAAGAATTATTAAAAGGAATCACAACTCGTTTAGAAAAACAGGCTAAAATTAATAACAAAAATCAAACTTTACTTGATAAACTGAGTTTTAAAATTCAAAAAACATTACCTCATGAATTATATACACCGTTAAATGGAATAATTGTTTCTGGAACTTTGCTACATGAATATGCAGATACCATGAAGGTCGAAGAAATTAAAGAAATAGCAAAGATTTTGGTAGAATCTTCTCAACGATTAAAAACTTTGAGCGAAAAATTTTTACTTTGTACTTATTTAGAATTAATAATCAATAATCCTGAAAAATTACAGACTATTCATGAGAAAAACTATGAATGTAACACTAAAAATATTTTATCGACAATCGCTGAAAAACAAGCCAGAAAAATTCAAAGAGAAAATGATTTAAAATTAGAGTTAGAAGACATTAATATTAATATGTCTGAAAGTGATTTTGTGAAAATAGTTGAAGAATTAGTTGAAAATGCTTTTAAATTTTCTAATAAAGGTGATGAAGTTATAATTAGAACAAATATTAATGATGATAATTATCTCAATCTTTTTATTCAAAATCAAGGTCAAGGAATGACATTAGAAGAAAGAGAAAATATAGCGGCATTTATGCAGTTTCATAAAGATATTTATGCCCAAAATGGTTGTGGATTAGGTTTAATTATTGTGCAAAAAATCATTGAAATTTATCAAGGTATTCTTTTTATTGAAAGTGTACCTCATGAACAAACAACAATTCACATTCTACTTAAGCGATAA
- a CDS encoding MBL fold metallo-hydrolase yields the protein MNSNLNSTEKNNHQTNQTNPRYKSPKLILENIFAFSPNRDTLGGTSYLLIHPKGNILIDCPLWNEFNQKFCLEKGGVKYLFLTNRDGISKHISQIKKELDCDLIIQEQEGYLLPHQNPITFVQDYQIYDDCQLIWTSGYSPGSSCLYYDGNGGVLFSGRHLLPIGNNQVTALKLKKTFHHPRQLRNVKLLSHRFSKENLNYICPGANTGYLRGKGFIDNAYTSMSILN from the coding sequence ATGAACTCTAATCTTAATTCTACAGAAAAAAATAACCATCAGACAAACCAGACTAATCCCCGTTATAAATCTCCAAAACTTATTTTAGAAAATATTTTTGCTTTTTCTCCTAATCGGGATACCCTAGGAGGTACTTCTTATCTACTGATTCATCCTAAAGGAAATATTTTAATTGATTGCCCATTATGGAATGAATTTAATCAAAAATTTTGTCTTGAGAAAGGAGGTGTAAAATATTTATTTTTAACTAATCGTGATGGTATTAGTAAGCATATTAGTCAAATAAAAAAAGAACTTGACTGTGATTTAATTATTCAAGAACAAGAGGGTTATTTATTACCTCATCAAAACCCAATTACTTTTGTTCAAGATTATCAAATATATGATGATTGTCAACTGATATGGACATCTGGTTATTCTCCCGGATCTTCTTGTTTATATTATGATGGTAATGGTGGAGTTTTGTTCTCAGGCAGACATTTATTACCTATTGGAAATAATCAAGTTACCGCCTTAAAATTAAAAAAAACGTTTCATCATCCAAGACAATTACGTAATGTAAAGTTATTATCTCATCGCTTTTCAAAAGAGAATTTAAACTATATATGTCCGGGAGCAAATACAGGTTATTTACGGGGTAAAGGTTTTATTGATAATGCTTATACGAGTATGAGTATTCTTAACTAG